In Zingiber officinale cultivar Zhangliang chromosome 6A, Zo_v1.1, whole genome shotgun sequence, a single genomic region encodes these proteins:
- the LOC121996745 gene encoding GATA transcription factor 5-like yields MEALKGSLRLESSQTGQQQQQQQLLAEETSWVVERWNLSGEGFSVDDLLNLGEFADNEAEEAEVEEAGRELKTEAEGMGRETKKSGSDSSPSSSSSGLTVELQAPLPAPSLSDMCLPGRDAVEELEWMSMIMDDSISEIPLPSSGVPPLCLPQGDVLKENRQAGAFVSQRESFRPSLGPTVCAFSTEAMVPVKAKRSNRSRGVIAAWSMSGPLPFADSSSSASSCSSTSSSPPCLIYGPTAGATEESFLLYDHPLPPPSLPLPTKKHKPKKRGRKPKSLPSSSGPSGERRCSHCGVQKTPQWRAGPLGAKTLCNACGVRFKSGRLLPEYRPACSPTFVNQMHSNSHRKVLEMRRKKEAELLTVAAPPVASF; encoded by the exons ATGGAAGCGCTGAAGGGGAGTTTGAGGCTGGAGAGTTCGCAGACAggacagcagcagcagcagcagcagttgTTGGCCGAGGAGACGAGTTGGGTTGTGGAAAGGTGGAACCTTTCCGGCGAGGGGTTCTCCGTTGACGATCTGCTGAACCTTGGTGAGTTCGCGGACAACGAGGCGGAAGAAGCGGAGGTGGAGGAAGCAGGAAGGGAATTGAAAACCGAAGCTGAAGGGATGGGGAGGGAAACGAAGAAATCTGGCTCGGATTCCTCGCCTTCTTCCTCGTCTTCTGGCCTCACCGTCGAGCTCCAGGCGCCGTTGCCGGCGCCGTCGCTTTCAGACATGTGTCTCCCT GGTCGTGATGCTGTTGAAGAACTGGAATGGATGTCCATGATCATGGACGACTCCATCTCGGAGATTCCGCTGCCGAGCTCCGGCGTTCCACCGCTTTGTCTGCCTCAAGGAGACGTCCTGAAGGAGAACCGCCAAGCCGGCGCCTTTGTGTCGCAGCGGGAAAGCTTCCGTCCCTCTTTAGGACCCACCGTCTGTGCCTTCTCCACCGAGGCCATGGTTCCCGTGAAGGCCAAGCGGAGCAATCGCTCCCGTGGCGTCATCGCCGCCTGGTCCATGTCCGGCCCGCTCCCCTTCGCCGACTCATCCTCGTCCGCCTCCTCGTGCTCATCGACGTCCTCCTCTCCCCCGTGCCTCATATATGGCCCCACCGCCGGCGCCACCGAGGAAAGTTTCCTCCTTTACGACCACCCCTTGCCGCCGCCGTCCCTGCCGCTGCCAACGAAGAAGCACAAACCGAAGAAGCGCGGTCGGAAGCCCAAATCCCTGCCATCCTCCTCCGGCCCCTCCGGCGAGCGGCGCTGCAGCCACTGTGGCGTCCAGAAAACGCCCCAGTGGCGCGCCGGCCCGCTCGGCGCCAAGACCCTCTGCAACGCCTGCGGCGTCCGGTTCAAGTCCGGCCGCCTCCTCCCAGAGTACCGCCCCGCCTGCAGCCCCACCTTCGTCAACCAGATGCACTCCAACAGCCACCGCAAGGTCCTCGAGATGCGCCGTAAGAAGGAAGCCGAGCTCCTCACCGTCGCCGCGCCCCCAGTTGCCTCTTTCTAA
- the LOC121994138 gene encoding uncharacterized protein LOC121994138 encodes MNRRPPLLLFLFLLLLLLHLIFLPRSDSSAACSTKCGSLDVRYPFGTGFGCGAPNFFPAVTCDGDSDSNRQLTLNTHVGKYPITSISYSASTVTVMPPLMSTCATMHPAGSPAFGLDWSAPFQIAPAASVFVLLACASPLAVGPPLCDPAAGPRLCSSLLACPAVAAIGLPLYAPTNTCCVYSPAGLGPKGDLDIQRLGCSSYASVKSTGPWSQTDASTWEYGVVLQYGEAGTSVAEDVVTAEACSACEGSGGACGYAPPKDYFVCVCDSGLNTSTDCYGLSADELKNFWSTSTATATATNHPTWTITSSRGILLWMLMLLGVDAVLKRGS; translated from the exons ATGAACCGCCgccctcctctcctcctcttcctcttcctcctcctcctcctcctgcacCTCATCTTCCTCCCTCGCTCCGACTCCTCAGCCGCATGCTCCACAAAGTGCGGCTCGCTCGACGTCCGCTACCCCTTCGGCACCGGCTTCGGCTGCGGCGCTCCCAACTTCTTCCCGGCCGTCACCTGCGACGGTGATTCCGATAGCAACCGACAGCTCACCCTCAACACCCACGTAGGCAAGTATCCCATCACCTCCATTTCTTACTCCGCCTCCACCGTCACCGTCATGCCGCCCCTGATGTCCACCTGCGCCACCATGCACCCGGCCGGCAGCCCCGCCTTCGGACTCGACTGGTCCGCCCCCTTCCAGATCGCGCCCGCCGCCTCCGTCTTCGTCCTCCTCGCCTGCGCTTCCCCGCTGGCGGTCGGTCCGCCCTTGTGCGACCCCGCCGCAGGGCCGCGACTCTGCAGCTCCCTGCTGGCCTGCCCAGCCGTAGCCGCTATCGGCCTCCCGCTCTACGCGCCCACTAACACTTGCTGCGTCTACTCGCCGGCCGGCCTCGGCCCCAAGGGCGATCTCGACATCCAG AGGCTGGGGTGCAGCAGCTACGCGTCGGTAAAGTCGACGGGGCCGTGGTCGCAGACGGACGCTAGCACGTGGGAGTACGGCGTAGTGCTGCAGTACGGAGAGGCAGGGACCTCTGTGGCGGAGGACGTCGTGACGGCGGAGGCGTGCTCGGCCTGCGAGGGGAGCGGCGGCGCCTGTGGGTACGCGCCGCCCAAGGACTACTTCGTCTGCGTCTGCGACAGCGGCCTCAACACCAGCACAGACTGCTACGGCCTCAGCGCCGACGAGCTCAAGAATTTCTGGTCCACTtcgacggcgacggcgacggcgacgaaCCATCCCACGTGGACCATCACATCTTCTCGTG GGATTCTTCTTTGGATGTTGATGCTGTTGGGCGTAGATGCTGTGTTAAAGAGAGGTAGCTAA